The Nostoc sp. 'Lobaria pulmonaria (5183) cyanobiont' DNA window TGCCCTGTTGCTCGATCCAGGTTATCCTTCCCATGCTGGAGGAGTGTACCTAGCCAGTGGTCAAATCTACCCGATGCCACTACTGGCAGAAAATGGTTTTTTACCAGTGTTTGCTGATATTCCTGCCCCAGTCTTGGCTCAGTCGCGGATGATGGTATTAAGTTATCCTCATAATCCCACCGCTGCGATCGCACCTTTATCTTTCTTCCAAGAAGCTGTCGCCTTCTGTCAGCAGCACAATCTCGTGTTGGTTCACGATTTCCCTTACGTAGATTTGGTATTTGGGGAAACTGGAGACTGGGGAAAAGGGAGTAGGGGAGAATCACTAATGCTCAATGCCCCATCCCTAGTCCCGTCAATTCTGCAAGCCGATCCAGAGAAAAGCGTCTCGATTGAATTTTTCACCCTTTCCAAGTCCTACAATATGGGCGGCTTCCGTATTGGCTATGCTATCGGTAATGCCCAGTTAATTAACGCCTTACGCCAGGTAAAAGCTGCGGTTGATTTTAATCAGTATAGGGGAATTTTGAATGGTGCGATCGCTGCCCTAACTGGCCCTCAAGCTGGCGTAAAATCTGCTGTCAACACCTTCCAGACGCGGCGTGATGCTTTCATCAGTGCTTTACATCGCATTGGCTGGAATGTTCCCACTCCCCAAGCCACAATGTACATCTGGGCAAAATTACCCTCCCCTTGGAGTGAAAACTCTATAGAATTTTGTACCCAGCTAGTCAAACAAACTGGTGTAGCAGTTTCTCCTGGTGCTGGCTTTGGCAAATCTGGAGAGGGGTATATCCGTTTTGCCTTAGTGCATGAGCCACCTTTGTTAGAAATTGCTGTAGAAAGAATGGCTGAGTTTCTTCATTAAATTTCTTCTCAAGCTGAACACCAAGGATTTTTGGTGGCAAAGTTTACCTATAGAACACGCGGTAGGGGCGCACATTTGTGCATCCCTAGCAATCACCGCATTGTACAGAAATTAAACACATTTGAATGTCACTTTTACAGCACTTCCGGCAGCTATGAGGTACATCCTCAAAGCTGAAAGCCATGCTAGGAGAGAGGCAAGAAGAAAAACTGTATTGCATAATAGCGGTAAGTGCTGTTTAATTACGTAAAATACGTAATTAAACGTATAAAACTATCAAAATATTCTTCATCTTTTTATTGATAATCAGCAGTAACTTTACCCAATCAGGTCTCCCCGTTTCTTAAACTGGGTTTGTACGCTCAGATACCAAACACGGCTAACAATGCAGGTCGTGCTTTTAAGCAGCTGTATTGCCAAAAAGCCTGTAGTCAAGACAGCCCAAGCCTAAAAACGGCAGTAATTTAAAACTTAATTTCCAAACTGACAGAGACTTGAAAATAATGAAAATGACTTTTCAGAAACTTGTAATTGGTGCTTCAATGGCCGTTGGTGTGAGCGCTCTTGCCACTGCTCCAGCACACGCTACATCCTTTGACTTCAATAATACAGGAGAAATTAATACTTATACTGGTGGCTCAAATGGTACCTTTATCAAAGGAAATGCACAAGGTGGTACTAAAGCTGCCATCAAAGCTTTGACAGATAACGATTCTAGCTCTAACGTCGAGCTTTGGTATAGTAGCGAAACTCCAGATTCTAACGTTGGCTTCACCGCCACAAAAGGAAGCTATAAAGCCACCGTTAGCAGCGTCACTGCTAATGACTGGAATAGTTTTGGTTCGCAATGGCTAGGCGATTTATTGAGTAGCTACACACCATTTCAATCAGTTTGGAACGGGTTTTCAGCTGAGAGCAAATCACTAGTAACTAGTTATTTTCCTTCCTTGGGAATGGGAGATCCGAACATTGGTGGTTTCCAATTCGGTCAAAATGGCGGTGTGGAACTGAAGTTGGTTGGTCACTTGGATGTAAAGACTAAACTTGCAACAACTATTTCCACTAAGGTTGATGAAAAGTGGAATGCAATAAAATCACAGTTTCCTCAACAAACAACTCAACCAACCCTTTCGCAACTTGAAAGTTCAATTCCACAACTACAAACACAACTCAACGCAATTCCAGGACAGATTACAACACTGCAAACACAACTCAACGCAATTCCAGGACAAATTACGACACTGCAAACACAACTCAACGCAATTCCAGGACAGATTACCACACTGCAAACACAACTCAGCGCAATTCCTAATATTCCAGCCAATCAAGCAAAAAGGCAATCACTGACAAGTCAAATCTCTCAACTGAATACTCTCAAAAA harbors:
- a CDS encoding LL-diaminopimelate aminotransferase; translated protein: MTNIQFAKRLQPLKSNVFADMDRAKAIALAAGREVIDLSLGSSDLPAEAHVIEAIAQSLSDRSTHGYLLFNGTQGFREAAANWYEQKFGIRVDAQTEVLPLIGSQEGTAHLPLAILNPGDFALLLDPGYPSHAGGVYLASGQIYPMPLLAENGFLPVFADIPAPVLAQSRMMVLSYPHNPTAAIAPLSFFQEAVAFCQQHNLVLVHDFPYVDLVFGETGDWGKGSRGESLMLNAPSLVPSILQADPEKSVSIEFFTLSKSYNMGGFRIGYAIGNAQLINALRQVKAAVDFNQYRGILNGAIAALTGPQAGVKSAVNTFQTRRDAFISALHRIGWNVPTPQATMYIWAKLPSPWSENSIEFCTQLVKQTGVAVSPGAGFGKSGEGYIRFALVHEPPLLEIAVERMAEFLH
- a CDS encoding NF038130 family PEP-CTERM protein; the encoded protein is MTFQKLVIGASMAVGVSALATAPAHATSFDFNNTGEINTYTGGSNGTFIKGNAQGGTKAAIKALTDNDSSSNVELWYSSETPDSNVGFTATKGSYKATVSSVTANDWNSFGSQWLGDLLSSYTPFQSVWNGFSAESKSLVTSYFPSLGMGDPNIGGFQFGQNGGVELKLVGHLDVKTKLATTISTKVDEKWNAIKSQFPQQTTQPTLSQLESSIPQLQTQLNAIPGQITTLQTQLNAIPGQITTLQTQLNAIPGQITTLQTQLSAIPNIPANQAKRQSLTSQISQLNTLKNQTLPGQISQLNTLKNQLPGQISQLNTLKNQLPGQISQLTSFKDVLTLQAALNAYQGEIAASEIAKVVTGGQTYYAYSFNPTASGITASDDGVSYSAIYTWTIPKYVSPSSVPEPSVVFGILGVAGIFATQRKLKKISG